In Acetomicrobium sp. S15 = DSM 107314, the following are encoded in one genomic region:
- a CDS encoding Bug family tripartite tricarboxylate transporter substrate binding protein, translating into MKKLVTLLAVLGLILGLCSFGPAWAAYPEKPITLVVPFSAGGGSDVMARAIAKVFQDEKLLPQPLVVENRPGGSGAVGYAYVARRAGDPYIIATVSSSFWTTPLTAESPVSYKDFTPISGLGLDPFLLMVNPKSPYKTLEDVIKAAKEKPMGLTMGGTSLSDDRVCTGLLEKAAGIKFNYVPFEGGGEAMTALLGGHVDLCWANPGEALNQLEAGRAVALAVSVEERLAKLPDVPTFSEAGYPQVVHYQLRGIVAPKNVPEEAVKVLEAAFKKLHDSQAWQKDYMERFMVMSRYYNAKDFANAIVERNDAYTVVYKEIGVLK; encoded by the coding sequence ATGAAAAAGTTAGTCACCTTGTTGGCGGTATTAGGGTTGATCTTGGGGCTTTGTAGTTTTGGACCAGCATGGGCTGCGTACCCAGAGAAGCCGATCACCCTTGTGGTGCCATTCTCTGCAGGTGGCGGAAGCGACGTCATGGCCCGTGCCATCGCCAAGGTCTTCCAGGATGAAAAGTTGTTGCCACAGCCGCTGGTCGTAGAAAACAGGCCCGGCGGCAGCGGTGCAGTAGGGTATGCCTATGTGGCAAGAAGAGCCGGCGATCCGTATATCATCGCGACCGTGAGTTCCAGCTTTTGGACCACACCCCTTACGGCGGAATCTCCGGTAAGCTACAAGGACTTCACGCCAATTTCAGGCCTAGGTCTCGACCCATTCCTTCTTATGGTAAACCCAAAATCACCATATAAAACTTTAGAGGATGTGATAAAAGCAGCCAAAGAAAAACCTATGGGGTTGACCATGGGCGGCACAAGCCTTTCTGACGACAGAGTCTGTACCGGGCTACTTGAAAAGGCCGCTGGCATCAAGTTTAACTACGTTCCTTTCGAGGGTGGTGGAGAAGCCATGACGGCACTCTTGGGAGGACATGTGGATCTATGCTGGGCTAACCCAGGAGAAGCGCTGAATCAGCTTGAGGCAGGAAGAGCTGTAGCATTAGCGGTGAGCGTGGAAGAACGTCTTGCAAAATTGCCAGACGTTCCTACTTTTTCTGAGGCTGGGTATCCCCAAGTGGTCCACTATCAACTCCGCGGCATTGTAGCGCCTAAAAATGTCCCTGAAGAAGCCGTAAAGGTATTAGAGGCGGCCTTCAAAAAACTTCACGATAGCCAAGCATGGCAGAAGGATTATATGGAGCGTTTTATGGTAATGTCTCGTTACTATAATGCCAAAGATTTTGCCAATGCCATAGTAGAGCGCAATGATGCCTATACGGTTGTGTATAAGGAAATAGGCGTGCTGAAGTAA
- a CDS encoding tripartite tricarboxylate transporter TctB family protein: MKRGTQISAVVLLLLAIYIMVTSINKLGYKLNGLPGPGYAPFWIAVFLVFFALGVLWEAKRLPGGSIFTRQTLKMLAILTIAGIITIVLALFLGLLTSLSLVAGALVWFLGGSLKQAVLTVPTVGICFYLLFQRLLMVSFPKGPFGF, encoded by the coding sequence ATGAAGCGAGGCACGCAAATATCGGCTGTAGTTTTGCTCCTCTTGGCAATTTATATTATGGTCACAAGCATAAACAAGTTGGGATATAAGCTCAACGGCTTGCCAGGGCCAGGCTACGCTCCATTTTGGATCGCCGTCTTTTTGGTCTTCTTCGCCTTGGGAGTACTGTGGGAGGCAAAGAGGCTGCCCGGCGGTTCTATATTCACACGGCAGACACTAAAGATGTTGGCCATATTGACCATAGCAGGCATCATCACCATTGTCCTTGCGCTGTTCTTAGGGCTCTTGACGAGCTTATCCCTTGTAGCTGGAGCTTTGGTATGGTTCCTGGGAGGCTCATTAAAACAAGCTGTCCTCACCGTTCCCACTGTAGGAATATGTTTTTACTTGCTCTTTCAAAGGCTCCTTATGGTGTCTTTCCCAAAAGGGCCTTTTGGCTTTTAG